The Agrobacterium vitis genome has a segment encoding these proteins:
- the iolG gene encoding inositol 2-dehydrogenase, whose product MVKKLALLGAGRIGKVHAKAIGEDKRAQLAAVADAFPEAAKAIADAYGAEVKTIEEIEADTSIDAVLICTPTNTHSDLIERFTAAGKAVFCEKPIDLDVKRAEACAEVVRTNGGKVMLGFNRRFDPHFQAVRKAIDDGKIGKVEMVTITSRDPGAPPPDYIKVSGGIFRDMTIHDFDIARFLLGEEITSVMASAAVLVDPKIGELGDYDSASLVLTTASGRQAIISNSRRATYGYDQRIEVHGSEGSVAAENQRPVSIEIATKDGYTRPPLHDFFMTRYTAAYAAEISAFLDFIESGKAPSPSIEDGLIALKLADAAVKAAKEKIVVTL is encoded by the coding sequence ATGGTAAAGAAACTGGCCCTTCTGGGCGCAGGCCGAATCGGCAAGGTGCATGCCAAGGCCATTGGCGAGGACAAGCGCGCGCAATTGGCCGCTGTGGCGGATGCTTTCCCTGAAGCTGCCAAGGCGATTGCCGATGCCTATGGGGCCGAGGTCAAGACCATTGAAGAGATCGAGGCCGATACCTCGATTGATGCGGTGTTGATCTGCACCCCCACCAACACCCATTCAGACCTGATCGAGCGGTTCACTGCCGCTGGCAAGGCCGTGTTCTGCGAAAAGCCAATTGATCTGGATGTGAAGCGGGCCGAGGCCTGCGCCGAAGTGGTGCGCACCAATGGCGGAAAGGTCATGCTCGGCTTTAACCGCCGTTTCGATCCGCATTTTCAGGCGGTGCGCAAGGCGATTGACGATGGCAAGATCGGCAAGGTCGAGATGGTCACCATCACCAGCCGCGACCCCGGCGCACCGCCACCAGACTATATCAAGGTGTCCGGCGGCATTTTCCGCGATATGACCATTCATGATTTCGACATTGCCCGTTTCCTGCTGGGCGAAGAAATCACCTCGGTGATGGCGTCCGCTGCCGTGCTGGTGGACCCGAAGATTGGTGAACTGGGCGATTATGACAGCGCAAGCCTTGTGCTGACTACAGCAAGTGGCCGTCAAGCGATCATTTCCAACTCGCGCCGCGCCACCTATGGCTATGACCAACGCATTGAAGTGCATGGCTCGGAAGGCTCGGTGGCGGCTGAAAACCAGCGTCCGGTTTCCATTGAGATCGCCACCAAGGACGGCTACACCCGCCCGCCGCTGCATGATTTCTTCATGACCCGCTACACTGCGGCTTATGCCGCTGAAATTTCGGCGTTTCTCGATTTCATCGAGAGCGGCAAAGCACCTTCGCCATCCATCGAAGATGGCCTGATTGCGCTGAAACTGGCGGATGCCGCAGTCAAAGCTGCGAAGGAAAAGATCGTCGTGACGCTGTAA
- a CDS encoding bifunctional 5-dehydro-2-deoxygluconokinase/5-dehydro-2-deoxyphosphogluconate aldolase: protein MPKLDLITIGRSSVDLYGAQVGGRLEDMASFNKYIGGSPTNIAAGTARLGLKSALITRVGDEHMGRFIREQLVREGVDVRGVKTDPKRLTALVLLGIRDEHQFPLIFYRENCADMALCEDDIDPAFVAESGCVCVTGTHLSHPNTEAAVLKALRLARENGAKTALDIDYRPNLWGLAGHGDGESRFIESQAVTAKLQSTLHWFDLIVGTEEEFHIAGGSTNTVEALRAVRKVSKATLVCKRGALGAVVFDGAIPDSLDDGQTGEGFPIEVFNVLGAGDGFMSGLLKGWLTGKDWPTALKYANACGAFAVSRHGCTPAYPSLEELDYFFKTGIRNKALRKDAALEQVHWSTNRDGEWPQMRVFAFDHRMQLEAMCDEAGVSHERIGAFKQLCLKAAQQVANGQPGYGILCDSRLGRDALYQASGSGLWIGRPVEWPGSRPLTLEPELGEDFGGLTEWPVENVVKVLCFYHPDDDAGLKEQQENTVKRLFTAARRNRLEMLLEIIPSKVGPTDDDTAATIIQRFYDIGVYPDWWKLEPMKTAGAWGKAVDAISRNDPYTRGIVVLGLDAPAAELEESFKTAASFDLVKGFAVGRTIFGDAARKWLAGTLSDDDAIADMVGKYTSLCQVWDRARSNA, encoded by the coding sequence GTGCCAAAACTTGACCTGATCACCATCGGCCGTTCGTCCGTTGATCTCTACGGCGCGCAAGTGGGTGGCCGTTTGGAAGACATGGCCTCCTTTAACAAATATATCGGCGGCTCCCCGACCAATATTGCCGCTGGTACCGCCAGATTGGGTTTGAAGTCTGCCCTCATTACCCGCGTGGGCGATGAGCATATGGGTCGCTTTATCCGCGAACAGCTGGTGCGCGAAGGCGTGGACGTGCGCGGCGTCAAGACGGACCCCAAGCGGTTAACAGCTCTGGTTTTGCTGGGCATTCGCGATGAGCACCAGTTTCCGCTGATTTTCTACCGCGAAAACTGCGCCGACATGGCGTTGTGCGAGGATGATATTGATCCGGCGTTTGTGGCCGAATCCGGCTGTGTTTGCGTCACGGGCACACATCTGTCGCATCCCAATACCGAAGCTGCCGTGTTGAAGGCGCTGCGTTTGGCGCGGGAAAATGGTGCCAAAACCGCGTTGGATATTGATTACCGTCCTAACCTCTGGGGCTTGGCAGGCCATGGCGATGGCGAAAGCCGCTTTATCGAATCACAGGCCGTCACAGCAAAGCTGCAATCCACCCTGCATTGGTTTGATCTGATTGTGGGTACCGAAGAAGAATTCCACATTGCCGGTGGTTCTACCAATACGGTGGAAGCGCTGCGGGCGGTGCGAAAGGTTTCCAAGGCCACGTTGGTGTGCAAGCGCGGGGCCTTGGGCGCTGTGGTGTTTGATGGCGCAATTCCGGACAGTCTTGATGATGGGCAGACGGGAGAAGGCTTCCCCATTGAGGTCTTCAATGTGCTGGGCGCTGGCGATGGCTTTATGTCTGGCCTGCTGAAAGGCTGGCTGACGGGCAAGGATTGGCCGACGGCCTTGAAATATGCCAATGCCTGTGGTGCCTTTGCCGTCTCGCGCCACGGCTGCACGCCCGCCTATCCCAGCCTTGAAGAGCTGGATTATTTCTTCAAAACAGGCATTCGCAACAAGGCTTTGCGCAAGGATGCGGCACTGGAACAGGTGCATTGGTCCACCAACCGCGATGGAGAATGGCCGCAGATGCGGGTGTTTGCCTTCGATCACCGCATGCAGCTCGAAGCCATGTGCGATGAGGCTGGTGTTTCCCATGAGCGGATCGGGGCTTTCAAGCAGCTCTGCCTGAAAGCAGCGCAGCAGGTGGCCAATGGCCAGCCCGGTTATGGCATTTTGTGTGATAGCCGTCTGGGTCGCGATGCGCTCTATCAGGCCTCTGGGTCTGGCCTTTGGATTGGCCGTCCTGTGGAATGGCCGGGCTCGCGCCCGCTGACACTGGAGCCGGAACTGGGCGAAGATTTCGGTGGCCTTACCGAATGGCCAGTTGAAAATGTGGTGAAGGTGCTGTGCTTCTATCATCCCGATGATGATGCGGGTTTGAAAGAACAACAAGAAAATACGGTAAAACGTCTTTTCACGGCTGCACGCCGTAACCGGCTTGAAATGCTGTTGGAGATTATCCCTTCCAAGGTTGGGCCAACGGACGATGACACTGCGGCTACCATTATCCAGCGTTTCTACGATATTGGCGTCTATCCCGACTGGTGGAAGCTGGAACCGATGAAAACTGCCGGGGCTTGGGGCAAGGCGGTTGACGCCATTTCTCGCAACGATCCCTATACGCGGGGCATTGTTGTGCTGGGTCTGGATGCGCCAGCCGCAGAGCTGGAGGAGAGCTTTAAAACGGCAGCCAGCTTTGATCTGGTCAAGGGCTTTGCCGTTGGCCGCACCATTTTTGGCGATGCGGCCCGCAAGTGGTTAGCTGGCACACTATCGGATGATGATGCGATTGCTGACATGGTGGGCAAATACACATCGCTGTGTCAGGTTTGGGATCGGGCGCGTTCAAACGCTTGA
- the iolD gene encoding 3D-(3,5/4)-trihydroxycyclohexane-1,2-dione acylhydrolase (decyclizing) codes for MKTVRLTAAQALVRYLANQMTPEGVPFIAGVWAIFGHGNVAGLGEALQGAKDSVTTWRGQNEQSMAHAAIAYAKQLGRRRAMAVTSSIGPGALNMVTAAALAHVNRLPVLLLPGDVFANRGPDPVLQQVEDFNDGVMSANDCFRPVSRYFDRISRPEHLLTALPRAFRTMTDPADCGPVTLAFCQDTQAEAYDYPENFFAPKIWHIRRPQPDAFELESAIAAIKAAKSPVIVAGGGVHFSGATQTLRDFAQKHQIPVVETQAGKSALPWDDALNFGPVGVTGAASANTVCEGADLVIGVGTRFQDFTTGSWALFKNPNRKILALNVQAYDSAKHDALPLVADAKIGLELISSALGDHRFAAPDAGLKAEWFAKADAVTAPPKDGNSLPTDMQVIGAVQRASRDNTVVMCAAGTMPGELHQLWKSKLPLSYHMEYGFSCMGYEIAGGMGIKMAEPERDVIVMVGDGSYMMMNSELVTACALGVKITVVITDNRGYGCINRLQMGTGGAEFNNLYAHTSHIHAPQIDFAAHAASMGADSSKVTTIAELEAALASARGATRPTVIVIDTDPYPTPEAGGYWWDVAVPEVSARDEVQQARARYEAALKERH; via the coding sequence ATGAAAACGGTGCGTTTGACAGCCGCTCAGGCTCTGGTGCGCTACCTTGCCAATCAGATGACGCCGGAAGGCGTGCCGTTTATTGCAGGCGTCTGGGCCATTTTCGGCCATGGCAATGTTGCGGGTCTGGGCGAGGCGTTGCAGGGCGCGAAAGACAGCGTCACCACATGGCGCGGGCAGAATGAGCAATCCATGGCCCATGCCGCCATTGCCTATGCCAAACAGCTTGGCCGCCGCCGCGCTATGGCGGTGACCTCGTCTATCGGCCCCGGTGCGTTGAATATGGTCACGGCGGCTGCCTTGGCGCATGTCAACCGCCTGCCGGTTTTGCTGCTGCCGGGTGATGTGTTTGCCAATCGCGGACCCGATCCGGTGTTGCAGCAGGTGGAAGATTTCAATGATGGCGTGATGTCGGCCAATGATTGCTTTCGTCCCGTCAGCCGCTATTTCGACCGCATTTCCCGACCTGAACATCTGCTAACGGCGCTTCCCCGCGCCTTTCGCACCATGACCGATCCCGCCGATTGCGGCCCGGTGACACTGGCCTTTTGTCAGGATACGCAGGCCGAGGCCTATGATTATCCTGAGAACTTCTTTGCTCCTAAAATCTGGCACATCCGCCGTCCGCAGCCGGATGCGTTTGAGCTGGAAAGCGCGATTGCAGCGATCAAAGCCGCCAAAAGCCCGGTTATTGTAGCAGGCGGTGGCGTGCATTTTTCCGGTGCCACGCAAACCCTGCGGGATTTTGCGCAGAAACATCAGATTCCGGTGGTGGAAACCCAGGCCGGAAAATCGGCTCTGCCCTGGGATGATGCGCTGAATTTCGGACCCGTCGGCGTGACGGGTGCGGCCAGTGCCAACACGGTCTGCGAGGGTGCGGATCTCGTGATCGGTGTTGGCACACGGTTTCAGGATTTTACCACCGGGTCGTGGGCGCTGTTCAAGAACCCGAACCGCAAGATTTTGGCGCTGAATGTGCAGGCTTACGATAGCGCCAAGCATGATGCCCTGCCGCTGGTGGCGGATGCCAAAATCGGTCTGGAATTGATCTCATCTGCATTGGGTGATCATCGCTTTGCCGCGCCGGATGCCGGCCTCAAGGCCGAGTGGTTTGCCAAAGCCGATGCCGTCACCGCCCCGCCGAAGGATGGCAACAGCCTGCCCACCGACATGCAGGTGATTGGAGCCGTTCAGCGCGCCTCTCGCGACAATACCGTGGTGATGTGCGCCGCTGGCACCATGCCGGGCGAGTTGCACCAACTCTGGAAATCCAAACTGCCGCTCTCCTACCATATGGAATATGGCTTCTCCTGCATGGGCTATGAGATTGCCGGCGGGATGGGCATCAAGATGGCCGAGCCGGAGCGTGACGTGATCGTCATGGTCGGCGACGGCTCTTACATGATGATGAATTCCGAGCTGGTCACCGCTTGCGCTTTGGGCGTCAAAATCACCGTTGTCATCACCGATAACCGGGGTTACGGCTGCATCAACCGCCTGCAAATGGGCACCGGGGGGGCCGAGTTTAACAATCTCTACGCCCACACCTCACATATCCATGCGCCGCAGATCGATTTTGCCGCGCATGCTGCCTCCATGGGTGCCGATTCCAGCAAGGTCACAACCATTGCCGAGCTGGAAGCCGCTTTGGCCAGCGCCCGCGGGGCCACAAGGCCCACCGTCATCGTCATCGACACCGATCCTTACCCAACGCCTGAAGCTGGCGGGTACTGGTGGGATGTGGCGGTGCCAGAAGTCTCAGCTAGAGATGAAGTGCAACAGGCTCGCGCCCGCTACGAGGCAGCGCTCAAGGAAAGACATTAA
- a CDS encoding LacI family DNA-binding transcriptional regulator, producing MNVRTEDAGRLGRVTILDVASAAGVSKSTVSRILDERLPRSDNETARRVRKIAEEMGYVRDISAASLRRGSTMTVGIIVPRLTDTVMAMLYESLAKACSRSGRFAIVATTDDKPRADRLAAESLLNRGVDGLILSTARLDDDFADDLIARGVPHVFALRTAGASLCSVGDDRLGGYLATRHLIDLGHRHIGVIAGPSYASSAVGRVEGYRQAMHEAGIPVFPDAIVPSTFGLDAGAEAAEYLMRLDNRPTAIFAVNDNTAIGALSGLSRLGISVPKEVSVVGYNDIPIVTHLPTPLTTVRVPFDQIASHALDLLLSETVSAEDRIRISAPTLIPRKSTAKPAL from the coding sequence ATGAATGTAAGGACCGAAGATGCGGGTCGTCTGGGACGGGTGACAATTCTCGATGTTGCGTCGGCTGCCGGTGTCTCAAAATCGACGGTATCGCGCATTCTCGATGAACGTCTTCCCCGTTCTGACAACGAAACAGCTCGCCGCGTCCGCAAGATTGCAGAAGAGATGGGGTATGTGCGGGATATCTCGGCGGCGAGCTTGAGGCGCGGTAGCACGATGACTGTCGGCATCATCGTGCCACGCTTGACCGATACGGTCATGGCCATGCTTTACGAGTCGCTGGCCAAGGCCTGTAGCAGAAGCGGTCGCTTTGCCATTGTCGCGACAACCGATGACAAGCCCAGGGCCGACAGGCTTGCTGCCGAATCACTTTTGAACCGCGGAGTGGATGGGCTCATCCTTTCGACGGCGCGGTTGGATGATGATTTTGCTGACGACCTCATCGCTCGGGGAGTACCTCATGTCTTCGCTCTTCGCACGGCTGGGGCCAGCCTCTGTTCCGTTGGCGATGACAGGTTGGGGGGATACTTGGCAACACGCCACCTGATAGACCTGGGCCATCGTCATATTGGGGTGATTGCAGGACCATCTTATGCTTCAAGCGCGGTTGGGCGGGTGGAAGGCTACAGGCAGGCAATGCACGAAGCAGGAATTCCGGTATTTCCAGACGCAATTGTTCCATCGACCTTCGGGCTCGACGCGGGCGCGGAAGCCGCTGAATATCTGATGCGGCTGGACAACCGTCCGACAGCAATCTTTGCCGTCAATGACAACACGGCTATCGGTGCGCTCTCAGGCCTTTCGCGCCTCGGAATTTCCGTACCCAAAGAGGTTTCCGTGGTCGGATATAATGACATTCCGATTGTCACTCATCTCCCCACTCCGCTGACAACGGTTCGGGTTCCCTTCGACCAGATCGCATCGCATGCTTTGGATCTATTGCTGAGTGAGACGGTTTCGGCTGAAGACAGGATACGGATCTCGGCCCCAACGCTTATTCCGCGCAAATCGACGGCTAAGCCAGCGCTGTAG
- a CDS encoding MurR/RpiR family transcriptional regulator, whose amino-acid sequence MSDTTIAETSAPDSIKAFEERLLQVSDTLPKRLKQCADYVAANKDRIAVSTVAEMAEGAGVQPSAFMRFCQIFGFSGFSEMQKLFRDSLVGGWPDYSTRLHHLRETASGSPSALLAEFVEAGRVSLEGLLQTVDPHLLEQAVTCLSTAGMIHIVGLRRSFPVASYIAYAFEKMAVPAMLHSGVGKLESQHAIRDGDVMLAITFAPYSTETLDLVEQVSARGISVVAITDTVVNPLRKLGVITLSVAEVDFGAFRSLSATLCLAIALSVAVGTARQQD is encoded by the coding sequence ATGTCTGACACCACAATTGCAGAGACCTCCGCGCCCGATAGCATCAAAGCCTTTGAAGAACGGCTGCTGCAGGTGTCTGACACCTTGCCCAAGCGGCTGAAGCAATGCGCGGACTATGTCGCCGCCAATAAGGACCGCATCGCTGTCTCGACTGTGGCCGAAATGGCCGAAGGAGCGGGCGTGCAGCCCTCTGCCTTTATGCGGTTTTGCCAAATATTTGGTTTTTCTGGGTTTTCCGAAATGCAAAAGCTGTTTCGGGACTCTCTTGTCGGGGGCTGGCCGGATTATTCCACCCGTCTGCATCATTTGCGAGAAACCGCATCTGGCAGCCCATCGGCGCTTTTGGCGGAATTTGTTGAGGCGGGGCGTGTGTCGCTGGAAGGATTGCTGCAAACGGTCGATCCGCACCTGCTGGAACAGGCCGTGACCTGCCTCAGCACGGCTGGAATGATCCATATTGTTGGGTTGCGCCGCTCTTTTCCGGTGGCAAGCTATATCGCCTATGCCTTTGAAAAAATGGCAGTTCCGGCCATGCTACACAGTGGCGTTGGCAAGCTGGAAAGCCAGCATGCCATCCGCGATGGTGATGTGATGCTGGCCATTACCTTTGCGCCCTATTCGACCGAGACACTGGATCTGGTTGAGCAAGTCTCAGCGCGGGGCATTTCCGTGGTGGCGATTACCGATACGGTGGTCAATCCCCTACGCAAACTAGGGGTAATAACCCTCTCAGTCGCCGAGGTGGATTTTGGCGCATTCCGCTCACTGTCCGCCACGCTCTGTCTGGCCATCGCGCTGTCGGTTGCGGTGGGAACGGCCCGACAACAGGACTGA
- the iolE gene encoding myo-inosose-2 dehydratase: MILYGTNPIAWSNDDDRTLGAHISLDQCLDETAKIGFDGIEKGHKFPQEPAALKAVLEPHGLRYVSGWHSLNLLTNSIEDEKAAMQPALDLLKAMGSKVIIVCETSNAIHGDDGKPVNDRPKLADSEWAAFGAGVEALAEFAAAQGIALVYHHHMGTIVESEEEIDKLMANTGPHAKLLLDTGHCLFGGGNPERVATNYMGRVGHIHAKNIRPVIAKQVRDEKLSFLEGVRRGVFTVPGDSEGGVNFPPVLKIAGEHGYEGWLVIEAEQDPDVRNPYDYQSLGLASLKAMAKAAGLDKAV; this comes from the coding sequence ATGATTCTCTACGGAACCAACCCGATTGCATGGTCCAATGACGATGACCGCACGCTGGGTGCCCATATCAGCCTCGACCAATGCCTTGATGAAACCGCCAAAATCGGTTTCGACGGCATTGAAAAGGGACACAAATTCCCGCAGGAGCCAGCAGCCCTGAAAGCTGTTCTGGAGCCACACGGCCTGCGCTATGTCTCCGGCTGGCATTCGCTGAACCTGCTGACCAATTCGATTGAAGACGAAAAGGCGGCGATGCAGCCAGCATTGGACCTGCTGAAGGCCATGGGCAGCAAAGTGATTATCGTTTGCGAAACATCGAATGCTATCCATGGCGATGATGGCAAGCCGGTGAATGATCGCCCGAAACTGGCGGATAGTGAGTGGGCAGCGTTTGGCGCAGGCGTGGAAGCCTTGGCCGAGTTTGCGGCGGCTCAGGGCATTGCTCTGGTTTATCACCACCACATGGGCACGATTGTCGAGAGTGAAGAAGAAATCGACAAGCTGATGGCCAACACGGGTCCACATGCCAAGCTGCTGCTGGATACCGGCCATTGCCTGTTTGGCGGCGGTAACCCGGAACGCGTGGCAACCAATTACATGGGCCGCGTGGGCCATATCCATGCCAAAAACATCCGGCCCGTCATTGCCAAGCAGGTGCGCGATGAAAAGCTCTCCTTCCTTGAAGGTGTTCGCCGTGGCGTGTTCACAGTGCCGGGCGATAGCGAAGGTGGCGTGAATTTCCCACCCGTGCTGAAAATTGCTGGTGAACATGGCTATGAAGGCTGGCTGGTGATTGAGGCCGAGCAGGACCCGGATGTGCGCAATCCTTACGATTACCAAAGCTTGGGCCTTGCCTCGTTGAAGGCCATGGCCAAGGCTGCGGGGCTGGATAAGGCAGTCTAA